The genomic DNA GTCCTTCCGCTCTACATTTTCCGCCGTAAGGGTTGGCTGTAGAAAATTCTTCCTCACCGCGGAGGATGCCTCTCCTCACTCCCTTCGCGGTAAAAATCGGATTTCGAGTCATGAACGGTATCGACGTCGACAAGATCATAAAAGTTTCCCCCTCTCCCGCCTACGTGGTGGACATGGGAAGGCTGCGTCACAACCTGGAGATCCTGGACGCGGTACAGAAGCGCTCCGGGGCCAAGATCCTCATGGCGCTAAAGGCCTTTGCGATGTGGAGCGTCTTCCCGGTGATTCGCCAATATCTCCAGGGCGTATGCGCGTCTTCTCCCTGGGAAGCGCGGCTCGGGCGGGAGGAATTCGGCGGAGAGGTGCATTCATTTGCTGCTGCCTTCAAGGAAAAAGACGTTTCGGAGCTCCTCTCCCTCTCAAACCACCTTGTCTTCAACTCCTTCAACCAGCTGGAGCGCTTCAGGCCGCTCTGGGAGAAGGAGAGGGGGCGGGTCTCCATCGGCCTGCGGGTGAACCCGGAGCACTCGGAAGGGCACACCGCAATCTACGACCCCGCCGCGCCGAAATCGAGGCTGGGGATTCCCCGAAGGGAGTTCGAGGGGAAGTCGCTTGAAGGTGTTGAGGGGCTTCACTTCCACACCCTTTGCGAGCAGCTCTTCGAGCCGCTGGAGCGCACGGCTCGGGTATTCGAGGAAAAGTTTGGAGAGTTTCTGCCGAAGATGAAGTGGCTCAACCTCGGCGGCGGCCACCATATCAGCCGCCAGGGGTATGACATAGACGGCCTTGTGGAGCTGATCAGGCACTTCAAGGGGAAGTACGGCGTGGAGGTCTACCTGGAGCCGGGGGAAGCGGTGGTTATCGGCACGGGACTCCTGGTCGGCGAAGTGCTCGACGTGGTGCACAACGAGGTGGATATCGCCATCCTCGATGTTTCCGCCACCTGTCACATGCCCGACATCCTCGAGATGCCGTACCGGCCGGAGATCACCGGCGGCTTCGATCCCGGCGTGAAGCCTTACACCTACAGACTGGGTGGGCCGTCGTGCCTTGCCGGCGACATCATCGGCGACTGGTCGTTAGAGAAGCCGCTCAAGCCGGGAGACCGGCTCGTCTTCGAGGACATGAGCCATTACACGATGGTGAAGACCACCACCTTCAACGGGATCCAGCATCCGGCGATTTGTACGTGGGAGCCGGAGACCGAAGAGCTGAAGGTCGTAAAAGAATTTAGCTACGAGGATTTTAAGGGGCGCCTGTCGTAGGGTGGGCGATAGCTTCCGACCATCTCGCCGCCGTCCTCGAAAGCCTCCTTGTGCGACGTGGCGCAGCCACGCCTCCGCGGGGCTTTCTGCGGGTGCGACGATCTGGCCGAAATCTCTCGCCCATTGATGTAAATCTTTAACCTGACGAGCCGTTGGCCGTCAGGGGTACCACAACCACTGCCAACCAGCGGTGACAGATTTGCGATGATGACGGCGACGGTGAGGAGGGAGGCCCGCAGGCGTAGCAGCGCTACGTCGAGGAGCTGACCGACGATCCGGCGGCGTCAGGGCGCAAATATGGCACCGCTTTCGGAGGATACATGTCGGAGCGCTGGTCGATTGCCAATTCCACCAAAATATACAACATGGACAACTGGGGGGCCGACCTCTTCTCCATCAACAAGAAGGGGAACGTCTGCGTCCATCCGTCGTCCAACTCGAAGAATTCCATCGACCTTCGCGTCCTGGTGGATGACCTCATAAAGCGCAAGATCAAGCCGCCGATCCTCCTCCGCTTCATGGATGTCCTCCAGGGGCGGATAGCGAGCATCAACCGGGTTTTCAAGAATGCTATCGCCGACAACGATTACCCTGCCAAGTACCAGACATTCTACCCGATCAAGGTAAACCAGCAGCGCCAGGTGGTGGAGGCTATCGCAAGCTACGGCAAGCGCTACAACATCGGTCTGGAAGTGGGTTCGAAACCGGAGCTGGTTGCCGGCATCGCCATCTCCAGCGGCAACGGCCTTCCGATTATCTGCAACGGCTACAAGGACACCGAGTATATCGAGACCGTCCTCTACGCTACAAAGATAGGCTACGACATCACCCTCGTCATCGAAAAGCTTTTCGAATTGGAGAAGGTGATCGAACTCGTGAAGAAGACGGGCATCCAGCCCAAGCTCGGAATCCGGGTGAAGCTTTCCTCCAAGGGGACCGGCAAGTGGGCCACAAGCGGGGGCGAGGACGCCAAGTTCGGCCTGCGGATGTCGGAGATCATCGCCGCCATTGACCTCCTCGAAGAGAACGAGCTTCTCCAGCAGGTGAAGCTCATCCATTTCCACATAGGCTCCCAGATCACCAAGATCGACAAGATCAAGACCGCCCTCATCGAAGGAGCGCGGATCTACGCGGAGCTGCGCAAGATGGGGCTCGGCATCGAATTCGTCGACATTGGGGGAGGGCTTGGGGTGGACTACGACGGCTCCAAGTCGAGCTACTTCTCCAGCGTCAACTACTCCATCGAGGAGTACGCCAACGACGTCATCTATCAGATCAAGAACATCTGCGACGATGCCGGAGTGGATTGCCCCAACATCATCTCCGAGTCGGGGCGCGCCACCGTCGCCCACTACTCGGTGCTCGTCACCAACGTGCTGAACACCAACACGCAAAGGCTCACGCCCGACTTCGAGGAGGAGATCGCCTCCGCGGAGAAGCTGGCGCCCACCGTTCGCAAGCTCGTCGATATTCACAAGAGCATTGACCGTTACTCGCTCCGGGAGGATTACCACGACACCCAGCAGCTTATCCAGGAGGCGGTCTCTCTCTTCAACCTCGGTTACCTGACGCTTCAGGAACGGGCCATGGCGGAGTGGCTCTACGGGAAGATCATCCGCAAGATCAACAGCATCGTCGAGAAGATCAAGCCGATCCCCGAGGAGCTGCAGAACTTTCAGCTGAGCCTTCGGCAGACCTACTTCGCCAACTTCTCGCTGTTTCAGTCGGTGCCCGACTCCTGGGCCATCGACCAGCTCTTCCCCATCGTGCCGCTCCAGCGGCTCAACCAGAAGCCCGACGTCATCGCCTCCATCGCGGACATCACCTGCGACTCCGACGGGGAGATCACGAGCTTCGTGGGGGAGAACGGCCGCACCAAGTTCCTGCCGCTCCACAAGATCCGCAAGGAGGAGGACTACTACATCGGCTTCTTCCTCATCGGGGCGTACCAGGAGATACTCGGCGACATGCACAACCTCTTCGGGGACACCAATGCCGTGCACATCACCTTCAACAAGAAGACCGGCTACATGATCGACACGGTGATAAACGGGGACGCCTGCTGGGAGAGCCTGAAGTACGTCCAGTACAAAGGGCCGGAGATCCTGAAACGGGTGCGGGAGCACCTGGAGAAGGGGGTGGCCCAGCGGAAGGTTTCCATCGAGGAGAGCAGCCACTTCATCGAGCTTCTGGACCGGACCCTGCTCGGTTATACATACCTGGGAGAGTAGCAGGCGGTTGCGTGGTGTTCGCGCCGTCGTGAAAAACGAGGTTGCTCAAAAACAGCCAGATCGTCGCACCCGCAGAAAGCCCCACGGAGGCGTAGCAGCGCTACGCCGCACAAGGTGGCTTTCGAGGACGGCGGCGAGATGGCTGTTTTTCAGCGACCTCCTAAAGCGTAAAGTAAAATGTCGCTCCTTTCCCCTCCTCTCCCTCCGCCCAGATACGTCCTCCGTGGCGCTGGATGATGCGGTGCACTGTGGCCAGACCGATGCCGGTCCCGGTGAATTCCTCGGGCGATACCCGCTGGAATGGGATGAAGACCCGTTCATTCTCCTTCGGCGCAAAGCCTATGCCGTTGTCCTCGACATAATAGGCAGGCCTCCCCCGGTATTCCGTCAGGCCGAACCTGATTATGGCGGTTTCCCTTTTCGCCGTGTACTTCCATGCGTTTCCGAGAAGATTTTCAAGAGCCACCCTGAGCAGTTTCGGATCGGCGCTCACGGTGAGCCCCTCCGCCACCTCGTACACTACCTTGCGGTCAGGCTCCCTCTGTCTCAGCCCCAGTAGAATCGTCTCCGCCATGATGCTGATGTCGACGGTTTCCCGGTGTACCTCGCTGCGGGTGATGCGGGCAAAATCGAGCAGGGTCCCTATGAGCTGGTCCATCCGGCCGACCTCTTCCTCTATGATCCCGGTTAGCTCCCTGCATTGCTCGTTGAGCCTTTGGCCGCACATCTCGACGACCATCTGGCTGGAGGCGCTGATGGTGGTGAGCGGTGCCCGAAGGTCGTGGGACACCGTATAGCTGAATGCCTCAAGTTCCTGATTGGCGATCTCCAGATCATGGGCACGGGCCGCCAGGTCCGTATGGAGAATTTCGATCTCCTCTGCGGCCTGCTTGTAGGGCGTAATGTCCCGCCCCTCAGGGACGAGAAAAACCACGTCCCCCTTGGCGTCCTTCACCGGTTTCAGGGAAAAATCGACCCATACCAGTTCCCCTTCCGGCGTGCGGTGCGTCGCCTCGAAACGGACGAATTCCCCCCTTGCAGCCGCTTCCACCGCGCCGTGAACCCTGTCCTGCATATCTTTCGAGTGAGTCCACCAGGGCGTTTCCCAGAACGGCCTGCCGAGCACCTCGTCGGCTCTCCCCTGGATGAATTCAAAGGCGGTCCGGTTGATCTTGATGAGTGTCCCGTCAGGCTTCATCAGCCCCATCAGCTGGGAAGCTTCATCAAAAATCACGTTAAGAAGCGCCTCGCTTTCCCGCAATTCCCGTTCGATCCGCTTCTGTTCGGTAACATCCTCCTTTACCGCTACAAAGTGCGTGATGACTCCATCCAGCTCCTTTACAGGGGAAATAGATGCCCGTTCGAGATAGATCTCGCCATTTTTTTTCCTGTTGATGAACTCCCCGTGCCATTCGTCACCACTGCTGATGGTCTCCCACATCCGTCGGAGCTCATCCGGGTTCATTTCCCCCGACTTCAGCAGCGCCGGGTTCTTTCCTGCCACCTCCGTGAGCGTGTATCCCGTTATTTCCGTAAACTTCGGGTTGACGTACTCGATGTTTCCCCTGTTGTCGGTAATCATGACGATGGAGGGACTGTCGGTAATGGCGCGGTACAGCTTTCGCAGTTCCTGCTCGCTACAGCGCCGGCCCGTTATGTCGTGAAGAGACACGAAAAGCGCCGCATGCTCTTCCCATTCCGTTTCGACCACCCAGACCTCGGCTGCCACCTCTTTTCCATCCCGTGATTTCAGAGTGATTTCCGCCTTCTCCTCCGTGGAGAGCGGGAACTGAAACGGCATCCCCACAAGCTCCTCCGGCAAGCATCCGAGCATCCTTCCGGCGGCACTATTGGCAAATCTGATACTTCCCCCCTTGTCTACAATCAGAATGCCGTGGGGCGTCTTGAGCAGGATGGCCCGGCAGTTTTGCAACTCCCGTGTCTTCCGCGCCAGGAGTTCCTTAATTTCGCCGGTCTTCTGGAACATCTTTTTCCTCCCTGAGGCAACCGTCTTCGGATTTATTGAAGTTCCCGCACCGCGAGCCGAGCCTTTTCGACGATTTCAGCAGCAGACTCCGTGCTGAACCTGATCGGAGGGCCGAACCGCACATGCACGTTTCCGCTCCTAGGCCGGGACGCTCCTCTGGGCAGCACCTTTTCGAGCCCCGATATGCTTACCGGAACCACCGGGACCTCCATCTCACGGACGATCACCCCCAGCCCCTGCTGAAACTCCAGCAACGTGCCGTCCGGAGATCGTGTCCCCTCAGGAAAGATCAGGACGTTCATCCCCTTGTCGATGAGCTTTCCCATATGGCGGAGCGAGCCGCGGAACCCCCGAGACTGGGGGAGGGGGAAGATGGTGAAGGCAAGGGTGGCGTACTCGAAGGCGAGACGCTTCCAGAGCTTCTGTGAAAAATTTCTGAAGTTCCGGAAGAAGAATTCTTCCCAGGCGGCGGTGGAGGTGTTGTAACGCCATTTGGGAGGAAGAGCGAACATTATCGTCGGGTGGTCGAGGTAGCTCAGGTGATTGGAGATGAAAATGACCGGCATCTCCTCTTCCCGCAGGTGTTCGGTCCCGGAAGCTTCGAGCCGCACCACGGTGCGGAACAGGGGGTAGTGGAGTACGCGGTCCAGGAACCGCCGTATGAGGAGGGCGCTCCGTCCGGCCCCCCACCGTCTGAAGTGCTCCTCGGTGCCGGTTTTCTCGCGCTTCCGTATCTTTTCCCGCAGGTCCGTGACTCGTGTCTGCGGATCGATAGCAGCGTCTTCGAGATCGAGCCGGAATTCCTGCTCGATGGCGTTAACCAGCTCCAGCCGTCCTATGGAGGTGAGTCCAAGTTCGGTGACAAGAACCGACTCCTCCTTCACCTTGTCCACCGGAGTATCGGTAATCCGGGCGATCAGGGCAATGAGCCGATCCGTTGTCCGAAGCGCTCCTTCCCCCGCTGCGGCATGCTCCTCCAGTTGCTTTTTCACCACGAATTTCCTGATCTTCATGGTGGTGGTCTTGGGGAATTCCGCTTCGGGCCAAACGGTGAAGCCGGTGATGCGGTGAAGGTCGTCCAGCCGGGCGTTCACTTCGGCTACGATCTCTTCCGGACCGGCTCGCTCTCCGTCGAGAATAAGAACCGCATGGACCTCCTCTCCGCCTCCCCGGTCGAGTCCCACTACGCAGGACTCCTTCACCCCCGGGAGTGCGTTCAGAAGGGCTTCGATCTCGTCCGGATATACGTTCACGCCAGCTCCGGTGACGATGAGCTCCTTGCTTCGCCCCTTGATCCTGAGCCTGCCGTCGGAATCGAACTCTCCCAGGTCCCCGGTCCTGAACCAGCCGTCGCTGAAGGTTGCCCGCGTCGCTTCCTCGTTCCGGTAGTACCCGGAGAAAACATTCTCTCCCCGCGCAAGGATCTCTCCGCCCTCGATACGCAGCTCCACTCCCGGCAACGGCCTGCCGACCGACCCGGGAGCCTGTTGACCCATGTCATTGGCGGCAAGAACGGGCGAGCACTCCGTAAGGCCGTATCCTTCAAGGACGGTGAATCCCATTCCGTCCCAGAATCGGAACACCTGCGGGTCCAGGGGTGCTCCTCCCGACACGAAGAGCGTGAAATTGGCGCCGAACTTCTTGTGGATCGGATGGAAAAGAAGCTTCCGGGCCTTTCTGGGAATCTTCTCTCCCACTTTCAGGAGGCGCTCGAAAATGGAACGGAGCCCCTTATGTTCCAGTTCCTGTTCGATGGAGCCCTTCAGAAGCTGAAGCAGGCGCGGCACCGCTATCATTGCGTAGATATCTTCCTCTTCCAGCGCTTCCAGGATTGCGGAGGGTTTGAGAGTGCGGATATAGGCTATGGTTGCCCCACGGTAGAGTGGGGTGAAGAAGCCTCCCATCTGCTCGAACATGTGGGAGAGGGGTAGGAGCGAGAGAAAGGTGAATTCCTCGGAGACGACCGTTATGTGTCGGTTGACCTGGAGAAGGTTGGCGATCAGGTTGCGGTGGGTGAGGATCACACCCTTGGGAGCGCCGGTGGTGCCGGAGGTGTAGAGGAGTTCCGCGATATCGTCGGGGCCGGCTGAGTGAACGGCTGTAAGGGGCTCTGTCTGGGCCAGCAGGTGGCGGAGCTCTTCCAGGAGAACCGTCGGCCGTCCCGCCAGCCGTTCCGGCTTCTCCCGGCTCTGGATCACCAGCCGCGCATCGGTAAGGGATGCTATCGTTTCCGCCCGGTCTCCCCCCGACATGAAATCGACAGGCACCGCCACCGCTCCCCTGGCCACAATACCCCAGAAGGCGACTCCCCACCAGGGGGAGTTGGGGCACCAGAGCAGGACCCTGTCTCCCTCTCCAATCCCCTGCGCGGCCAGCCAGCCGTTCATCCGGAGTGCAAGGGTGTGTATGTCCGAATATGTCAGGACAAAACGCCTTACCCCCGTCCTGAAGACCATGGCTGGGTCATCCCCATGTAGCGGGAAAGTGGCGAACAGGTCGGTGAGGGTGTTCATGACGATCTAAAACTCCTATCGGCCGCAAGACTCCTTCAAATGGATCCGAAGGTCAGGGCTCAGCAGCAGCCGCGCGTTTCGTGCGGAAATATCCCGCCACGGCAGCCTTCACTCTTTCCACATCCTCACGTGTTACATCCAGGTGTGTGACAAGCCGGACCCGCTCCCCTTCACGTATCAGAATCCCCGCTTTCCGCAGGTGGTGGTGCAGGGCTTCAGCATCGTACGGTTTCATCGACAGGAACGCCATGTTCGTGCGTGCGGGTGAAACATCCAGCCCCTCGATCCCCTGGAGCTCCTCGGAAAGAAGACGCGCATTTTCATGGTCCTCCGCGAGCCTTCCGATGTTCCGCTCCAGCGCGTATATGCCAGCCGCCGCCAATATCCCGGCCTGACGCATTCCCCCACCCGCGACCTTGCGCCATCGCCGTGCCCGCGCTACTATTTCCTGCTTTCCGCAGAGGAGTGAGCCTACAGGCGCTCCGAGGCCTTTGGAGAGGCAGAAGCTGACGGTGTCGAAATGACGTGCAATTTCCGCTGCAGGCACTTCCAGGGCGACCGCAGCGTTGAATATGCGGGCTCCATCCAGATGAATGCCGAGCGAACGCCGCCGGGCAAGCTCCGAAGCCTGCTCCAGGTAGGAGAGGGGGAGCGGTTTCCCCTCCTGGGTGTTTTCCAGGCAGAGGAGCCGTGTGCGCGCGTAGTGGCTGTCGTCTGGCTTGATGGAGTTTTCGACCTCCTTGAGATCAAGGGTGCCGTCGGGCTGAAAGGGGAGAGGCTGCGGCTGGATGCCGCCGAAGACCGCGGCGCCTCCTCCCTCCCAGCGATAGACGTGAGCTGTCTGGCCGGCTATATATTCGTCTCCCCTCTCGCAATGGGCCAGGAGGGCAAGTAGATTCCCCAGGGTTCCGCTGCCGACGAAAAGGGCGGCCTCCATTCCTAGAAGCTCCGCAGCGATGGATTCCAGGCGGTTCACTGTGGGATCTTCGCCGTAGACATCGTCGCCGACTTCGGCGTCGGCCATGATGCTGCGCATTTCGCGGGTCGGCCGGGTGACTGTGTCGCTTCGCAGGTCGATGATCTTCATCGGGATCAGGTGCTCCTGAAACGTGTTTCCCACGGCTTTTCCGCCGGGTCCGCCCCGATTCCGTGGTCGCCGTTGCCGGCGGCGTGGGTGAGGATCCTGAATATTGTTTCTGCCTCTTCGGCAGCGCCTATGGCGGCGGCGATCTCTTCCGCTGCTTCTGCACGACCGGAAGAACGGAGGTGAGAGAAAGCCTTCAGTTGCAGTTCGAGCACGGTGCCTGCAGCCTTCTTTCCCGCCTCTACCCCAGGCTGGTGATAGGCGTTGATGTTGACGAGAGATGCGTAGAGGCCGACGGCCCTCTCGTAGAGCGCGATAAGAACCCCCACTGCCTGCGGATCGAGCTTGTCTATAGTGATGGTCACCGATTCGCGTCCCTTCTCGTAGAGCGCCCTGCGTGTTCCGAGAAAGAAGCCGAGGAGATAGTCGCCGCTCGTGGTATCGGGCTCCACAGCCATCGAGGACCTCTGACGGTCCTTCACCACTTCGATGAAGGTGACGAAGAAGTTGTGAACCCCTTCACGGAGCTGCTGGACATAGGCGTGCTGGTCGGTGGAGCCCTTGTTGCCGTAGACGGAAATACCCTGGTTGACTGTGGCGCCGCTCCGATCCTTTTCCTTGCCGAGGGATTCCATGATCAACTGCTGGAGGTAGCGGGAAAAGAGGAGCAGCCGGTCCTTGTACGGGAGAATGACCATGTCGCGCTTTCCGGTTCCGCCGGTGCCGTGGTACCACATGAGGGCCAGCAGTGCGGCCGGATTGGCTCGGGTCTCGGTGCGCCGGGTGATCTCGTCGCAAAGCTTCGCTCCCCGGAGCAGCGCCTCGACGTCAATCCCCTGGAGAGCCGCCGGCAGCAGTCCCACGGCAGAGGTCTCCGAGGTCCGTCCTCCGACCCAGTCCCACATGGGGAAGCGTGCAAGCCACCCCTCGCTGACTGCGGTCCGGTCGAGCTCACTCTCCTGCCCGGTCACTGCCACCGCATGTTTCGGAAATGGTATGCCTGCGGCTTCGAAGGCTAGTTTGACTTCGAGCATCCCGTTTCGCGTCTCCTTCGTCCCTCCGCTCTTGGAGATGACGATGACGAGCGTTTCCGCAAGGCTCTCTCCGAGCTCTCCCAGCACACGGTCCATGCCGTCGGGATCGGTGTTGTCTAAGAAATACGGTTTGAGCGGGTCTGCGGGTGTGCCGAGGGCATCGGCTACGAACTGCGGGCCCAGCGCGGAGCCGCCGATGCCGATTATGAGCATCCTGGTGAATTTCCGTCCGGCTGGTGTCCTGAAAGTGCCTGCGTGAATGCCTGCTGCGAAATCGCGAACCGCCCGGAGGGTGAAATCTATCTCGGCTGAAATACGCCCGTCGGGGGCGAGAGAGGGGTTCCGGAGCCAGTAGTGCCCGACCATTCGGCCTTCGTCAGGGTTTGCGATGGCGCCCTTTTCCAGTTCCTTCATCTCCCTGAAGGCCTGCTGCATCCGCGGCTCCATCTCCGCGAGAAAGGAATCGGAAAAGTTCATCCGGCTGATATCAAGGGAGAGGCCGACCTCCCGGTTTACGCACAGATATTTCTTGTAACGCTCCCACAGCTGCAGGCTGTCCATGGTTCCTCCCGTTCGGTGATTTCAGAAAGTGGTACCACGTAATTGTTCCTTAATCAAGTTTCATTGGCGTACGACTCCCTGTTGGGGTGCCGTCGTGATGAGGGAGGCGGTGGAGTTCCTTCCGTTCCTGTCGTTCCTCGCTGCGGACCTGGATGGCTTTCCTTGTCCATCGAGGCACGCGCCTTCTGGTTGAGGGCTACAGTTATTGCCGGCGCCGGGCGCGCGTCCGCTGCCGCTAGTCACTTCCCTCCACTCCAGGAACTCCACCGCCTCCCTCTTTGTAATGGTTTAGGTGCTCGTCCGTCTAAGTCAACGGTCCAGAGGCTAATGTCGTGGCTTCGGGAGAGAACGGCGGAGCCGCAGCGGCAGATGTACGCGGACTATCCATTCACATGTGATGTCGGTGGTGAGCTTCTCTAGCAGGCAGGTGAAAAACTGAGGTTGTTCAAAAACAGATAGATGGTCGCACCCGCAGAAAGCCCCACGGAGGCGTAGTACCCTCTGGGGCATAAACAGCGCTACGCCGCACACGGCGGCTTTCGAGGAACGGCGGCCAGATGACTGTTTTTCAACAACCTGCTACGCAACGAGGGCACCCGTGCAGCTGGACCCTTCTCCGGCGGTGCAGCAGTAGCAGTGCTGGGCAAGGAAGAGCTCGGTGCCGCTGGTGGCGGCGGCTTGGAGATCGTCGATCTTCAGTATGGTGCCGTCCTTGCCGGTAATCGGCAGCCCCACCGCAAGGTTGAAGTCGCAGTTGTAAAGGAACCCGTTCCAGTCCACGCTTACCAGGGAGCGGCACATTATGTTGCCGGCAGCTTCCCGGTTGAAGCTTCCTGCTAGAAGATTCAGATAGCGCTCGTAAGCTCCCCTTGCCTCCAGATACTCCCGGAACCGTCCGATGGGAGCATTGGTTATGGTATAAAGGTTGTTGAATCTGATGCCGTGCCGTTGGTACAGCTCCCGGCCGTATGCGGACGCCAGCTCCTTCTGTGAACCGGCGATGAAGGCTCCTCCGGGGTTGTAGACGAGGTTCAGCTCAAGGGTTTCACCGTATCCCACGGCATTCAACCGGTGTAGGGCCTCGATGCTCCGTTCGAAGACCCCGCTTCCCCGCTGACGGTCGACATTTTCCTTCTCGTAGCAGGGAAGAGAGGCAACTATAACGAGTTGGTGGTCCCGGTAGAAATCGGGTAGCCACTCCATCCCCGGCTCGCTGAGAATCGTCAGGTTGCTCCGGACCATCCGCCGCCGGGCCAGCCCCTCGGTCCGTTCCACAAGGTACCGGAAAAGGGGGTTAAGCTCCGGGCATCCGCCGGTCATGTCGAGCACGAGCCCAGGCTGCCGGGCGAGGAACCCTATCGCCCTGTCCATTACCCCCTGCTCCATGATGCCGGTTCCCTCAGGGGAACAGCTCAGATGGCAGTGGCTGCACCTCAGGTTGCAGACGTTGCCCAGGTTCAACTGCAGGGTCTGCAGCGTGTCGAATTTAATATAGATCGGATTGACAGACTTCAGTTTTTCCTTGAATGCTGCCACCATCGGTTCTCCTTTAGCGGTTCGGATACGGTCGATACAGGGGCAGAGGAGTCATGAGCGGCATTGCCGCCGATGCCTGCGGTAGAGTGCCGGTATCAGGGCGAATATACCGAGAAGGACAAAAGCCCCTATGACACGCGGCGAGGCGACATCGCCCAGGTGCTCCACCGTGGCCAGGCTGGCCCCTGCATTGGCGTAGACGAAGCCGCCGGGGATGATTCCCATGAAAGTGCCGAGACAGAACGTGCCGAGGGGAATCCTCGTGAGTGCAGCGGCTATGTTGATGAGGAAGAATGGGAAGAGCGGCACGAGGCGGAGAAAGAGGAGGTAGTTGAGTCCCGACCGGTCGAGCTCGCGGTTTACCTCCTCCAGGCGCCCGGAAAAACGCTTCACCATCGCGCTGCGAAAGAGGTAGCGGGCGAAGAGAAAGGCGAGAGCCGCGCCCGTGGTCGCTCCGATAACGGCGTAGGCTGTACCCGTGACTGCGCCGAACAGAGCACCCGCAGCCAATGTCATCAGCGTAGCACCGGGAAGGGAGAGGGCTGTCTGTATGATGTAGCTGCCGACGAAAAGGAGCGGGAACCCCAGGGGGTGAGCTGCGTTAATCGCTTCAAGGGCTTCCCTGTTCGCCTTGAGGTATTCGATGGTTAGCAGCTTCGAAAACCCGGAGAGGATGAGGGTTGCGGCTATGGCGAGCAGGGTGCCGAGGAGCAGAAGTTTTTTCTTCATTTTCGGGATTCTCTCCATTGCCGCGGTTTGGTCTCTAGCGGCCGCAGGCGGTTTTCGGTGCCATTGTACATAAAGGTGTTCATATTGCAATATGCACTGACTGCTTGTAATTCAGGGGAGGCTGGTATAATAAATTTTCGTTAATTTATATTTGCTTCCACCGGGAGGGTCGTATCTGGTAGGTTAGCCCTTCCCGACCCCTGTCCCCAGTTGATTCGAGAGAGGAGACCATGATGGAGAAGAGTGCCAGAATATATGTCGCAGGACACACCGGACTAGTCGGGTCCGCCATCACCCGGCGTCTGCGGAAGGAGGGTTACGACAACCTGATTTTGCGGGACGAGAAGGAACTCGACCTGCGGGACCAGGGCGCAGTAGCCGGTTTCTTCAGGGAGAACAGGCCGGAGTATGTCATGATCGCAGCCGCAAAGGTAGGCGGTATCGTAGCGAACAACAGTTACCCGGCGGATTTCATCTACACCAATCTGATGATACAGTCCAACGTGATTCATCACGCTTATGCAGCCGGAGTGAAGCGGCTGCTCTTCCTCGGCAGTTCCTGTATTTACCCGAAGATGGCGCCCCAGCCCATCAAGGAGGAGTACCTCCTCACTGGGCCGCTGGAGCCGACGAATGATGCGTACGCAATAGCCAAGATTGCAGGGGTGAAGATGTGCCAGTCGTACAACCGGCAGTATGGCACCCAGTACGTCGCGGCGATGCCTACCAATCTCTACGGGCCCAACGACA from Geobacter sp. DSM 9736 includes the following:
- the nspC gene encoding carboxynorspermidine decarboxylase is translated as MNGIDVDKIIKVSPSPAYVVDMGRLRHNLEILDAVQKRSGAKILMALKAFAMWSVFPVIRQYLQGVCASSPWEARLGREEFGGEVHSFAAAFKEKDVSELLSLSNHLVFNSFNQLERFRPLWEKERGRVSIGLRVNPEHSEGHTAIYDPAAPKSRLGIPRREFEGKSLEGVEGLHFHTLCEQLFEPLERTARVFEEKFGEFLPKMKWLNLGGGHHISRQGYDIDGLVELIRHFKGKYGVEVYLEPGEAVVIGTGLLVGEVLDVVHNEVDIAILDVSATCHMPDILEMPYRPEITGGFDPGVKPYTYRLGGPSCLAGDIIGDWSLEKPLKPGDRLVFEDMSHYTMVKTTTFNGIQHPAICTWEPETEELKVVKEFSYEDFKGRLS
- the speA gene encoding arginine decarboxylase — encoded protein: MSERWSIANSTKIYNMDNWGADLFSINKKGNVCVHPSSNSKNSIDLRVLVDDLIKRKIKPPILLRFMDVLQGRIASINRVFKNAIADNDYPAKYQTFYPIKVNQQRQVVEAIASYGKRYNIGLEVGSKPELVAGIAISSGNGLPIICNGYKDTEYIETVLYATKIGYDITLVIEKLFELEKVIELVKKTGIQPKLGIRVKLSSKGTGKWATSGGEDAKFGLRMSEIIAAIDLLEENELLQQVKLIHFHIGSQITKIDKIKTALIEGARIYAELRKMGLGIEFVDIGGGLGVDYDGSKSSYFSSVNYSIEEYANDVIYQIKNICDDAGVDCPNIISESGRATVAHYSVLVTNVLNTNTQRLTPDFEEEIASAEKLAPTVRKLVDIHKSIDRYSLREDYHDTQQLIQEAVSLFNLGYLTLQERAMAEWLYGKIIRKINSIVEKIKPIPEELQNFQLSLRQTYFANFSLFQSVPDSWAIDQLFPIVPLQRLNQKPDVIASIADITCDSDGEITSFVGENGRTKFLPLHKIRKEEDYYIGFFLIGAYQEILGDMHNLFGDTNAVHITFNKKTGYMIDTVINGDACWESLKYVQYKGPEILKRVREHLEKGVAQRKVSIEESSHFIELLDRTLLGYTYLGE
- a CDS encoding PAS domain S-box protein, giving the protein MFQKTGEIKELLARKTRELQNCRAILLKTPHGILIVDKGGSIRFANSAAGRMLGCLPEELVGMPFQFPLSTEEKAEITLKSRDGKEVAAEVWVVETEWEEHAALFVSLHDITGRRCSEQELRKLYRAITDSPSIVMITDNRGNIEYVNPKFTEITGYTLTEVAGKNPALLKSGEMNPDELRRMWETISSGDEWHGEFINRKKNGEIYLERASISPVKELDGVITHFVAVKEDVTEQKRIERELRESEALLNVIFDEASQLMGLMKPDGTLIKINRTAFEFIQGRADEVLGRPFWETPWWTHSKDMQDRVHGAVEAAARGEFVRFEATHRTPEGELVWVDFSLKPVKDAKGDVVFLVPEGRDITPYKQAAEEIEILHTDLAARAHDLEIANQELEAFSYTVSHDLRAPLTTISASSQMVVEMCGQRLNEQCRELTGIIEEEVGRMDQLIGTLLDFARITRSEVHRETVDISIMAETILLGLRQREPDRKVVYEVAEGLTVSADPKLLRVALENLLGNAWKYTAKRETAIIRFGLTEYRGRPAYYVEDNGIGFAPKENERVFIPFQRVSPEEFTGTGIGLATVHRIIQRHGGRIWAEGEEGKGATFYFTL